The Solibacillus sp. FSL R7-0668 genome includes the window TTGTACCAGGCTATATCGAGCACGAAATTATTAATGAAAACGAATCAACTTGGGCTTTCAAAGGCGATTTAGGCTTCATGAAAAAAACAGTAAAGCTTAAAATTGATATTAGAGAGTGGAATGAGCCATCAGGCGTTATATTCGACTTAACAGGAATGTCTGATAACTTTAAAGGCGGCGGCTACTTCAAAGCCGAAGCGATTAGCGATACGGAAACAACAATGACAGGGAACTTAGATATCACTGCAGGTGGTATGATGGGTCCAATGATCAATCAAATTTTAGTGAAATTCGTACCACAAACAGCGGAAGAATTAACAGACGCGATTGTAGCGAAATTAATTGAAGTAAATAAAGTCGAAATTTAATCGTTAAGCTTGAAACCCCTACAACGAGTGTACTAGTCGTTGTAGGGGTTTTATTTATGTATCTAATTGCAAATAATTTAAGATCATCTTTTTCACGTCAAGTAATTGTTCTTTCGTCGGACTTGTGATGATTTCATAAGGCATGAAGCTTGTAAATGCCTGCTTTTTTACGGCAATCCCAAATAAATTCATCATCGTCTGAGCCGTTATATGAGCAGCTGGCGCAAGTGTAATCGAACCATCCTCTTGTCCTTGTAGCAATGCCAAATGAATGCAGCGATTAACCTGCATATAGGCATTTCGAATATCCGTAATCAAGGCCTCATCGATCGGATTATACGTGGCATAGTACTCAAAATTCTCTAAAATCGTTACGGCTTCGCGGTTAGCAGAAAACAGATAATCAATATAGGCATTTAAAATGTCCTCCATTTTCTCAAAGCCCGTTTTATTTGAGCGCGTAATGGCTTCAAAGCGTGGCTGCATCTTTTCAATAATTTCAATAATAATTTCAATAATTAATAATTCCTTCTTCGGAAAATAACGAAATAATGTGGCGACACCAACATGAGCTTCATCGGCAATTTTTTGCATTGTTGTGCGCTCGAAGCCATGTTCAGTAAATAGCTTTTTGGCCGCTTGAAGCATTTGCTGGCGTTTTAGTTGTTTTGCATGCAAAAAAATCCCCCCAATAGTGTTCCTTTCATCATACAGAAAACAACTAAAATATGGAATGGTACAAATGAAAAAACCGCAAGCGCTATAATAGTAGCACTTGCGGTGAATAAGCCATGATCGGGTAGCGATTAATAAACGCTACTACTGTTTTTGTATGGGTTTGAAAGATCCATACCTTCTAATGATAGCCCCATTGCTTTTGCGACACCTTCACCATATGCTGGATCAGCTAAGTAGCAGTGTAAGATATGGCGACGTTTGATGAATTCCTCTACACCATTCATTTCAGCAGCTGTTGTTTCGAATAAACGTTGTTGCTGCTCCGGCGTTTGAAGACGGAATAATTTCCCGGGCTGTTCAAAGTAGTTATCATCATCTTGACGGTAATCATAGATGTCAGCTGGGCCATCAAGCGCTAATGCAGGGTCTTTGTATTGAGATTGTCCTTGTAATGCACCGTAGCTATTTGGATAATACGTAACTGCTGAACCGCGGTTACCATCCGCACGACCAGCACCATCACGATGATAAACCATGAATGGGCATTTTGGTGTGTTAACTGGAATTTGGTGGTGATTCACACCTAAACGGTAACGAGTCGCATCTTGGTAAGCGAATAAACGCGCTTGTAACATGCGGTCTGGTGAGAATGAGATACCAGGTACCACATTAGATGGCGCGAATGCCGCTTGCTCAACATCAGCGAAGTAGTTCTCTGGGTTGCGGTTTAATTCGAATTCACCTACTTCGATTAATGGGAATTCAGATTTGAACCAAACCTTAGTTAAATCGAATGGATCGTCTCTGTGATTACGTGCTTGCTCTTCTGTCATCACTTGGATGTACATTTTCCATTTCGGGAAATCGCCCTTTTCGATTGCTTCGAATAAATCACGTTGAGAAGATTCGCGGTCTTTTCCGATTACTTCTGATGCTTCTGCACCTGTTAAGTTTTCGATGCCTTGCTGTGTGCGGAAGTGGAATTTTACATAAACGCGCTCGCCGGCAGCATTGATCATTGAATATGTGTGAGAGCCGAAGCCGTGCATTTTGCGGTAGCCATTTGGAATCCCGCGGTCAGACATAACAATTGTTACTTGGTGTAATGCCTCAGGTAATGAAGTCCAGAAATCCCAGTTAGAGTTGGCGTTGTGCATATTCGTTTTAGGATCACGCTTTACAACGTGGTTTAAGTCTGGGAAGTGTAATGGGTCTCGGAAGAAGAATACAGGCGTGTTATTCCCAACCATATCCCAGTTCCCTTCTTCAGTGTAGAATTTTAAAGAGAAGCCACGGATATCGCGCTCAGCATCCGCCGCACCACGCTCACCAGCTACTGTAGAAAAGCGGGCGAACATGTCTGTTTTCTTCCCAACCTCTGAGAAAATCGCTGCTTTTGAATACTTTGTAATATCATGCGTCACCGTAAATGTACCGAATGCGCCAGAACCTTTTGCGTGCATACGACGCTCAGGAATCACTTCACGGTTGAAGTTTGCTAATTTCTCAATTAAAAATACATCTTGTAATAAAACTGGACCACGACGGCCAGCTGTTTGTACATCATCATTTGATACGACTGGAGCACCAGTAATCGTTGTTAAACGTTCATTTGTCATAAGTAAGTTTCCCCCTAAATAAAATTAATTTTGAAAAACTCTTCGTAAACAATCATAACAAATCTAAATCATAATTGCTACCACATTATAATAATTCTTTTTAAGGAATTTTTATATTAAGATAGTAATTATATATTATAGTGCTTATTTGCGCGTTTAATCTAGTTATAAAACGCCAATTTTACTAATACCCGTAGTATTTATCTCGTAAACCTTTTGATTAGCCACATTATTTTTATTTTAAAAGGACAGTAAATTATAGAATATTGAATGACTTATCGAGGTTTCTACTATACTGATAATGAAAATAGATGAGGATAATTGAAAATGTCATGTCCAATTTTTGGTTGAATCCGTATCTTTTCTGTGACAACTGTTGAAAGCGGGAGAGTTATTCGGTTCTATCCTATATAATGATGGGCGAGTATATCGTGAGAAAGGAAAGCATTATGCAATTAACGTTAACATTTATTATTTTAGGGCTGACTATCCTATTGTTTACAACAAATCGTATACGGGCAGATCTTGTTGCGATTATGGCACTATTAGCATTTGTTGTGTTAAATATTTTAACGCCTCAGGAAGCGCTGGCAGGATTTTCGAATTCTGTAGTCATTATGATTGCCGGGCTATTTGTAGTGGGCGCCGGTATTTTACGTACAGGACTCGCGGGTATGGCGGGAAATCTCCTATTAAAGTGGTCGGGTGATAGTGAATTACGCTTATTTATTTTGTTATTAGTCATCGTGGCAACAGTAGGGGCGTTCATGAGTAATACAGGAACGGTGGCGCTCATGCTACCGATTGTTGTATCGATTGCGCTTAGCATTAAGGTGAGCCCGTCGAAGTTTTTAATGCCACTTTCCTATATTGCCAGTATGTCTGGACTGATGACATTAATTGCTTCACCGACAAACTTAATCGCATCTCAAACATTAGTCGATCATGGCTTTGAAAAGCTAGGATTTTTTACGATTACACCGATTGGCATTATTGCAACGATTACCGTCATCATCTATTTAGTTTTAGTGCGCAATACATTGCTACCAAATGAAGAAAATCGTTCGCAAACGAGTGCAGGCTATAAATTATCACCTAAAAAATTAGCGAAAGAATATGATTTACAGGATAAGCTTTTCCGCATTGTTGTCAGTGAAGACGCAACGATTATGGATCAAAAGCTGGCCGATTTGAAATTACCTGCAACCTACCATATTTACGTGATGAAAATTAAGCGTGGTGCTGCACAGGAGGGGATTAATTTACGCCCAATGACGTACCAAGAACTTGCTGGTCCTGCTAGTGTGATTTACGCGGGGGACGAGTTGTATGTTCAAGGATTAGCACAGGATGTGGAGCGCTTTGCACAGGATTTTTCCCTAACGATTCAACCATTTGAAGATAATGTCGAGGAACTAGTTTCGAAAAATATTGGCGTCGCGGAAATTTTATTGACCCCCCAATCCCGTTTGATCGGCGAAACGGTGAGTAAAATTGGCTTCCGTGAAAAGTATAATCTCAATATTTTAGGAATTAACCGTAAAGGGGATTATTTACTAAAAAACATGGCTGAGCAAAGATTGCGTTTCGGGGATGCAATTTTAGTGCAAGGTACATGGGATGAAATTGAATTATTATCACGCGAAACACAGGATGTTGTCGTTGTCGGACAGCCGCGTGAGCAAGCGGGAGCCGCAGCCGCAAGCGGAAAAGCGCCAATTGCGGGTCTGATTATGCTATTCATGATTGGCCTAATGGTGTTTGAAGTATTTGATGCGGTGATCGCGGTACTGATTGGCGCGGTCTTAATGATCATTACAGGCTGTCTACGCAATATGGATGATGCTTATAGTAAGGTGAACTTTGAAAGCATCGTGCTTGTAGCGGCAATGCTCCCAATGGCCACAGCGCTTGAAAATACAGGGGGCATGACCATTTTAGCAGATGGCATTATTCATCTGCTTGGTGATTTCGGCCCATACGGTGTCTTAATGGGCATTTATATTTTAACCGTTGTCTTCGGGCAGTTTGTTAGTAATACGGCAACAGCTGTATTATTTTCACCTATCGCGATTACAGCAGCACTCGCAATGGATGCCAACCCGTATACCTTTATGATTGGCGTGGCAACTGCGTCAAGTATGGCCTTTGCTACCCCGATTGCATCGCCAACGAACTCACTTGTCTTAACAGCAGGTGGCTATAAATTTATGGATTTCGTCAAGGTCGGTGTGCCACTACAAATCATTATGTTTATTGTCATGATGATTGCCGTGCCACTACTGTTTCCGTTTTAATTACTTCAACTTGAGTTATGGGTATTTATGGGGATTCGCAAATATCCGTAGAAAATCGCAAATATCTCATGAATTTCGCAAATAAACTCCGGAAATCGCAAATATACCGTAAATATCGCAAATAAAATGAAAAAGTCGCAAATATAATTCACCGCCTCAGCTAAAATTTCGAGGCGGTTTTTTTCATGCCCATGCTCATGCCCGCAATAACAAAAGCCACTGATTACCGCTGCCGTTCCTTTTCCATTCGATAGCGATAGGGCGTGACATGATAATAGTCGCGAAACACTTTAATAAAATAATTGCTGTCTGAAAAGCCCACGGACTCGGCGATTGTTCCAATAGGAATGGTTGTTTCCAGCAATAATTTCGCCGCCTGTTGTACGCGAAATTGCTGTAAAAATTTTTTTAACGGGACCCCACGCTTTTTAGAAAACAACGTGCTTAAATAATTGGCGTTAATATTTAAATGCTGCGCAATCATTGTTAAAGAGAGCTCATTATTTTCATAACAAGACTCAATATATTCCACCGCTAGCTCCGCATAATTGGCAGAACGCGTTTGCTGCGCATCGAATTTAATTTGAATCAATTGCTGTGTGAATAAAATAAATTCTTGCACAATGGTATATAAAATGGGATGTTCCAATATTAAATGAAATAATGCCCGGTACTGTGTTTCCATTTTGGCTTGATGGTGTAAATGATATTTCAGCATAAAGCGTCGAATTTGTGCTAGGATGCTTGTCAAATGAATGCGCACCTCATCTTGAGAGTAATAGCGATGCGGTGCCGTCAATTTATATAAAAACTGCTTCACCGCAGTTAAATTGCCCTCCTCTAAAGAAGTAATCCAAAGCTGCTGTTCCTCAGGTGAAAGTAATGGATCCAAATGTGATAAAGAAATGGATTGGGAAGTTAAAAAGACATGCTCATAACCTTTGTAAAAGCGCTGTGTGAGTACTTCCTTTGCCTCGACATACATATCTCGTAAAGTGGCATCGGGCCCATCATAAATCGCGATATTTAAATACTCTTCGGTCATTGTATACCATTCCCGGATGACTAAGCGTAGGTTTTTAATGAGCTGGGCTTGCTCGTGTCCTGAAATTAAACATAAGATACGCTTTTGTAATGGAAATGCTGTGAGTTGTGAAAAAATAGGTGACTGCATAAGCCAGTGATAAAGCTGTAAATTGGAATCAAAATTAGAAGGCTCGATTAAAATAAATTTTGATTGTGCCGACTGAATAATTTCCGGTGAATTTAAAAATAAATCAACGTACAGTTGAGCATCTTGTTGTACAGAATTCGTAAACGGAACGGTACTTTCAAGAGCTGGTAACGTCATCAGCGTCGACTTTAACTGCTCTAAAGGAATCGGCTTCACAAATAATTGCTTTGCTTGCAGCGAGATGGCCTTCATCGCATGCTGAAAAATCGGTTGTGCGGTAAAACAAATAATGTGAAGGGCTCGGTTTTTTAGTAGCTTCTCCACATATGCATTGACAAGTGTCACATCAATCATCAAAATTGTTGGCTCAAATGAATAAAGCATTTGTTCTAAATCCATTACATCCGTAATCCCCGAAAATTGCATGCCACTTGAAAAATAATTTTTTAAATACCACTCAATCCCTTGTATTTCAGCTTGGTCACGCTCCAATAGTAAAATTCGCATTCTAACATCCCACCTTATAAAAATACTATTTCGTATAAAATTACTATTAATAATTAAAAAACATCTTATTCCTATATAAATTTACTATAACGACATGGTTTTTTCTATTTATTCTAAATAAAAAGAAATTTATAGTGGAACAAAGGGGTGGGAAAATGACAAATTATCAACAGGAGCAAAATCAAGAGGTTGGAAAAGTCGAAAAATCCGAATTGTCTTTATTTGTGAAAATGATTATTTGTAGTTTCATTGGTATTTTTAGTTTCTTTGTTTCATTTGAATGGAATGGCAAGAAAACCATCTTAGTTGATCACGTTGTTAGTGCTTTTTCTACGTACATGCCGGTTCTAGTAAATGGCTATGTTTTAATTTTACTTGTGCTTGGCGCGGTCTATCCATTTGTCACGAAAAAATGGAAAACCTCATCTGTAACAATGGTGCTCTCTATTTTTAAGATTGGTGGACTTGTAGCAGGGGTTATGCTTATTTTCGGTTTTGGTCCAGCTTGGTTATTTAATCCAGATATCGGTCCGTTTTTATTAGAAAAATTAATTAAGCCTGTTGGGTTAGTAATTCCGATTGGCTCTGTATTTTTAGCCTTACTGGTTTGTTACGGACTGCTTGAGTTTATAGGCGTGCTTATGCAGCCAATTATGAAGCCTGTTTTCAGAACACCAGGTCGCTCAGCAGTAGATGCGGTCGCTTCATTTGTAGGGAGTTATTCGGTCGGTTTAATTTTAACGAACCGAGTGTATAAAGAAGGGAAATATACAGCGCGTGAGGCGGCCATTATTGCGACGGGCTTCTCCACAGTATCGGCAACATTTATGGTCATTGTCGCAAAAACACTTGATTTAATGGAGCATTGGAATGCGTTTTTCTGGGTAACGCTCGTTGTGACATTTATTGTAACAGCAATTACAGCACGTATTTATCCATTAAACAAAATAAAAAATGAATATTATGAGGATGCGATACCACAGCCGGAAAAAGTAGTAACGAAAGATCGCTTGAAAACGGCTTGGGCAGAAGCGGTGGAGGGAGCAGCTGCTAATCCTTCATTAGGAAAGAACCTATATATACATTTGAAGGATGGCTTGGTCATGGCGATGGGGGTCATTCCTTCGATTTTATCAATTGGATTATTAGGCTTGGTTCTTGCTACGTATACGCCATTATTTGATTGGCTAGCGTATATTTTCGCGCCATTTACGTACCTCCTGCAAGTTCCAGAGCCGATGCTTGCTGCAAAAGCAATGTCTGTATCTATTGCTGAAATGTTTTTACCGGCAGTCATTGTTGCAAGTGCCGATATGGTGACAAAGTTTATCATTGCGGTGATTTCGATTTCGGCAATCTTATTCTTCTCAGCGGTAATACCAGTCATTTTATCAACGGATATCCCACTAACGATTCGTCAAATGATCATCGTTTGGTTTGAGCGTGTGGTGCTGACATTAATTATCGTCACGCCAATAGCATTTCTACTATTTTAGGCGCTTTAGCTTAGAAGTCTTGTAAATAATGATACTTTTTTATCTATTAAAAGGAGCGATTTCAATGTTTAAAACAAATATTCGAGCACCAAGAGGAACTGAATTAACATGTAAAGGGTGGACACAAGAGGCAGCAATGCGTATGCTAATGAACAATTTAGACCCAGAAGTAGCCGAAAATCCAGATGAGTTAGTCGTGTATGGCGGGATTGGTAAGGCGGCACGTGATTGGGAAAGCTTTGAAAAATTAATTGAAACACTAAAAAATTTAGAAAATGATGAGACAATGCTTGTACAATCGGGGAAGCCTGTTGCGGTATTTAAAACACATGAAAATGCCCCTCGCGTACTAATTGCCAACTCCAATTTAGTACCAGGCTGGGCGAATTGGGATCATTTCTATGAGTTAGAAGAACGCAACTTAATGATGTATGGTCAAATGACAGCGGGCTCATGGATTTATATCGGCGCGCAAGGTATTTTACAAGGAACATATTTAAGCTTTGTAGAAGCAGGGAAAAAGAAATTTGGCACAGCTGATTTACGTGGGAAGTTTATATTAACAGGTGGTATGGGCGGTATGAGTGGCGCACAACCACTAGCTGGAAAAATGGCAGGTGCCGTTATTTTAGTTGTCGAAGTCGATCGAACGCGCATCGAACGCAAAATGAAAGAGGGTTACTGTGATTATCTTGTCGAAACAGTGGATGAAGCGGTGGAATTAGTCGGAAAATTAACGGCTGATAAAACACCGGCATCAATCGGTTTAGTTGGCAACTGTGCCGATGTTAACCGCGAGCTATTAAATCGTGGCATTATCCCAGATTTCGTAACAGACCAAACTTCAGCACATGACCCAATTAACGGCTATGTACCAAATGGAATGACGCTACAAGAAGCGTTAGAGCTACGCAAATCAGATGTCAAAACATATGAGCGCCGTGCAAAAGAAACGATGGCGGAGCATGTGCGTACAATGCTTGAATTCCAAGAAGCAGGTGCAGAAACATTTGATTACGGTAATAATATTCGTGCTTATGCAAAGGAAATGGGTGTTGAAAATGCCTTTGATTTCCCTGGCTTCGTACCAGCCTATATCCGTCCATTATTCTGCGAAGGAAAAGGACCATTCCGCTGGGCAGCATTATCGGGAGACCCTGAGGATATTTATAAAACAGATCAGCTTGCGAAGGAAATGTTTGCAGAGGATGAAGGCTTAGTCAACTGGATTGATATGGCACAAAAAATGGTGAAGTGGCAAGGTTTACCTGCGCGTATTTGCTGGTTGGGCTATGGGGATCGTCACCGCTTTGCATTAAAAGTTAATGAAATGGTCGCAAACGGTGAATTAAAAGCGCCAATTGTATTTGGGCGTGATCACTTAGATTCGGGTTCTGTTGCATCGCCGAACCGCGAAACAGAAGGCATGATGGATGGTTCAGATGCGGTATCAGACTGGCCGTTATTGAACGCATTAGTCAATACAGCAGGAGGCGCAAGCTGGGTAAGTATTCATCATGGTGGTGGGGTTGGCATGGGCTATTCACAACATGCTGGTCAAGTGTTAGTAGCAGATGGTACACAGCTAGCAGCAGATAAAATTAATCGCGTATTAGTAGCAGATCCAGGGATGGGCGTTGTACGTCACGCGGATGCAGGCTATGAAATCGCAATTCGTACAGCAAAAGAAAAAGGCGTTCATATGCCAATGTTAAAAGGATGATGAATCGTGGCAATTTTAATTAAACATGCAAATGAAGTCATTACGATGCAGTCTGATGTAAAAGGGCCTCGTCGAAAAGAACAGATGAGTGAGCTTGGATTGCTGAAGGATGTATGTGTGCTTTTAGATGGCGAGCGAATTGTTATGATGGCACCACTTGAAGAACTTGAAGCATCCTTTCCGCACTTAGTACAAAGTGCGGAAGTGATTGATGCCACTGGGAAAATTGTGATACCAGGTCTTGTGGATTGCCATACACATTTAGTGCATGGCGGTACACGTGAGCATGAATTGAATATGCGCCTCGCTGGAAAAAGCTATATGGAAATTATGAATGCAGGTGGCGGCATTCATTACACAACAATGAAAACGCGTGAGGCAAGCTTTGATGAACTGTATGAAAAAACATATAATCATTTAAATAATTTTTTACGTCACGGTATTACAACGGTTGAGGCAAAGTCAGGCTACGGCATGAATTGGGAAACTGAGCTAAAGCAGCTAGAGGTTGTGAAAAAGTTACAACAAGAGCATCCTGTTGACGTCGTGTCTACATTTATGGGCGCGCATGCCGTTCCAAAAGAATATAAAGGCAATGAAGACACATTTGTCAAAATTTTAATCGAAGACATGATTCCAAAGGTTGCCGAGCTTGGCTTAGCCGAATTTAATGATGTGTTTTGTGAGAAGGGTGTTTTCACGCCAGAGCAATCCCGCCGCATTTTAGAAGCGGGGAAAGCTTATGGGTTAACACCAAAAATTCACGCCGATGAAATTGAGCCGTATGAGGGCGCGGAATTAGCTGCGGAAGTAGGGGCGATTTCTGCAGAGCATTTACTCGTTGCTTCAGATGAAGGAATTGAGGCGATGGCAAAGGCCGGAACGATTGCCGTGCTATTACCGGGAACAGCCTTTTTCCTACGCGCACCGTATGCAAGAGGACGCTTGATGGTAGATAGTGGTGTACCCGTTGCCATCTCGACGGACTTTAATCCGGGTTCATCCCCTACAATTAGCTTGCCGTTTGTGCAAAATTTGGCTTGTATGAATATGGGCATGACAATGGAAGAGGTGCTGTGTGCGACCACGATTAATGCCGCTTATGCCATCAATCGTGGCGATCAAGTAGGGTCATTAGAGCAAGGAAAACAGGCAGATCTTTTAATTTTAGATGTGCCGAACTATAAGCAACTGCAATATTTTTACGGCATGAATCATACGGATACGGTCATTAAGGCAGGGCAAGTGGTTGTGAAAGGTGGGCAGCTACTGTGAGCGAGTTATTTGTAACGCCTAGTGTGACGTGGAATCGTACGTTGCATGAGGATATGAAGGTAAAAGACTGGATTGAGCCCAGCTTCGGGGAATTCCCAGAAGCTGTGGATGTTGTGCTAATAGGTATTCCATTATCACGCTCCTCCATCAGTGCATCAGCAGCGTCTGAGTATCCTGATTTTTTCCGTAAAGCATGGCACCTATTTACAACCTATTCCATCGATGAAAACGTTGATTTCCGAGAACTACGCGTTGCAGATGTAGGCGATGTGAAAATGCACGGCACGAATATTTTGCAGTGCCATGCTAATATTGAGGCAGCGATGGGTGAGGTGCTAACAGCTTGCCCAAACCGCTTTTACGTACAAATCGGAGGCGACCATTCGATTACAGCACCTATTATTCGCGCATTTCAACTACATACTGACAAACGAATTGGCATCTTACAATTCGATACGCATTTAGATTTGCGTGCAACGGATTCGGATGGTCCAACAAACGGCACGCCAATTCGTCAGTTGCTTGATGCGGGTGTGGTGCGCGGTGAGGACGTTTATAATATTGGACTTCACGGCTTTTATAATGCGCCGAGTTTAATTCTTGCAGCGGATCATTATGGGGTGAACCGAATTACATTGAAAGAAATGCGTCGTAAAGGTGCGGAAACGTTGATACGTGAAGTGATGGCCGAGCTTGCTGCGAAGGTCGATATTGTTTACGTAACGGTTGATATGGATGTACTGGATATTGCCTATGCACCAGGAGTTCCGGCTTCTACACCAGGTGGGATGCGCAGCGATGAGCTATTCGATTTATTATTTGAAGTTGGAAAATATGACATTGTGCGTGGCATGGACTTTGTTTGTCTTGATCCGCACCGCGACACGCGCGAGCAACAGACTGTAAAGGTGGGCGTGTATGCATTTTTACAGGTGATGCTGTCGCGATTTATGCATATAAAATAATTACAATGGGTGTAAGAGGGTTCGTGCTCTCTTACACTTTTTTATTAGTTCCGCCATCAAATTTTGTATAATAAAATCAATGTAAATGTAGAGGTGACCCAGCATGAATTTACTCATGAAAAATGTAAGACTTGAAATTGGCTATCGATTTGAAGATGGAGAAGTCATCGCAACCAATACCGAGCTCATGGATATTTTAATTGAAGATGGGGTTTTCAAGAAGATTGAAAAGCAACTAAACCCATCTGAACATGTCCCAATATTGGATGCAAAGGGCAGGCTATTATTACCATCCTTAAAGGATATGCATATTCATTTAGATAAAACGTATTACAGCGGGCCGTGGCAAGCACCGACAATCGCTAAAAAGGGCATTTGGACGCGAATTGAAGAAGAACAGCAGCTTTTACCGAAACTGCTTCCAGTAATGGTGGAGCGAGCGCAGGCGATTATTGAGCTACTCATTCAAAACGGTCATACGCATATTCGAACGCATTGCAATGTTGACCCGCAAATCGGTACAAAGCATGTTGAACTATTAATCGAACTTTTGCAGAGCTATCGCGACAAAATCACTTACGAACTTGTGGCATTTCCACAGCATGGTTTATTGCATTCACAAGTTGAATCACAATTGCAGCAGGCGCTTCAAATAGGCGCAACACATATTGGTGGACTTGACCCTGCAACTGTCGATCAAGACATCAATCGCTCGTTAGAAACGATGGTCCGTTTAGCACATGAAGCAGATAAGGGAATCGATATCCATTTGCATGATGGAGGCACATTAGGAGAGTATGAAATTCATCGTCTGATGGATTATTTAGAGCACTATAAATTTAAAAACGAAGTCACAATTAGTCATGCCTTTGCGTTAGCAGATATTTCAGCTGCTTCTTTAGAAAAGCTGATGCACCGAATGAAGGCGCATGCTATTAATATTGCAACAACCGTACCATTTGGACAAAACCGCCCGACCATACCCATTTTTTATTTAGCCAATGCAGGAATTGATGTGGCAGTCGGTCATGATAGCTTAACGGATCATTGGTCACCATTTGGCACAGGTGATACCGTTGAAAAGCTCAAAATTTTAGCGGAGCGCTTTTATTGTAGTGATGAACGTCGACTAGGCCAATGCTGGAAGTTTGGTTCTGGAAACATAACACCATTAACCGAGCAAGGTGAGCTACACTGGCCGAAAGTGGGAGATGAAGCGAATGCTTTGTTAATTGATGCAGTCAGTAGTGCACATGCGATTGCACGAAACGGTTCAATTGACTATGTGTTGTTTAAGGGGAATGTGACATTTGAAAAATGATGAGGAGGAGGGCTCTTGCAGCTCTCTTTTTTATAGGCATAAAGAATAATAATTCAAAAAATCTGAAACTTACATAGCAACCTTGCGTATAGAAAAGAAGGGAGAGGATGCACATGCTTAAACGGAATTTATTAATCGCATTAATGGGTGCATTAGTTGTACATATCGCTTATTTTTCCGTGCAGCTATGTATCAGCATCGTTAAAACATTTTTCTATCAGCCTCAATTTGCACTGAGTGATGTCGCATTGCAATCTGAAGTGAGCTTTGGTTTTGTGATGCATGATGCGCCATTGATTTTGATTTTGAGTTACTTTATTGTCGCAAGTTTATTATTTGCAGCACTACATAC containing:
- a CDS encoding YjiH family protein, giving the protein MTNYQQEQNQEVGKVEKSELSLFVKMIICSFIGIFSFFVSFEWNGKKTILVDHVVSAFSTYMPVLVNGYVLILLVLGAVYPFVTKKWKTSSVTMVLSIFKIGGLVAGVMLIFGFGPAWLFNPDIGPFLLEKLIKPVGLVIPIGSVFLALLVCYGLLEFIGVLMQPIMKPVFRTPGRSAVDAVASFVGSYSVGLILTNRVYKEGKYTAREAAIIATGFSTVSATFMVIVAKTLDLMEHWNAFFWVTLVVTFIVTAITARIYPLNKIKNEYYEDAIPQPEKVVTKDRLKTAWAEAVEGAAANPSLGKNLYIHLKDGLVMAMGVIPSILSIGLLGLVLATYTPLFDWLAYIFAPFTYLLQVPEPMLAAKAMSVSIAEMFLPAVIVASADMVTKFIIAVISISAILFFSAVIPVILSTDIPLTIRQMIIVWFERVVLTLIIVTPIAFLLF
- the hutU gene encoding urocanate hydratase, which encodes MSMFKTNIRAPRGTELTCKGWTQEAAMRMLMNNLDPEVAENPDELVVYGGIGKAARDWESFEKLIETLKNLENDETMLVQSGKPVAVFKTHENAPRVLIANSNLVPGWANWDHFYELEERNLMMYGQMTAGSWIYIGAQGILQGTYLSFVEAGKKKFGTADLRGKFILTGGMGGMSGAQPLAGKMAGAVILVVEVDRTRIERKMKEGYCDYLVETVDEAVELVGKLTADKTPASIGLVGNCADVNRELLNRGIIPDFVTDQTSAHDPINGYVPNGMTLQEALELRKSDVKTYERRAKETMAEHVRTMLEFQEAGAETFDYGNNIRAYAKEMGVENAFDFPGFVPAYIRPLFCEGKGPFRWAALSGDPEDIYKTDQLAKEMFAEDEGLVNWIDMAQKMVKWQGLPARICWLGYGDRHRFALKVNEMVANGELKAPIVFGRDHLDSGSVASPNRETEGMMDGSDAVSDWPLLNALVNTAGGASWVSIHHGGGVGMGYSQHAGQVLVADGTQLAADKINRVLVADPGMGVVRHADAGYEIAIRTAKEKGVHMPMLKG
- the hutI gene encoding imidazolonepropionase, giving the protein MQSDVKGPRRKEQMSELGLLKDVCVLLDGERIVMMAPLEELEASFPHLVQSAEVIDATGKIVIPGLVDCHTHLVHGGTREHELNMRLAGKSYMEIMNAGGGIHYTTMKTREASFDELYEKTYNHLNNFLRHGITTVEAKSGYGMNWETELKQLEVVKKLQQEHPVDVVSTFMGAHAVPKEYKGNEDTFVKILIEDMIPKVAELGLAEFNDVFCEKGVFTPEQSRRILEAGKAYGLTPKIHADEIEPYEGAELAAEVGAISAEHLLVASDEGIEAMAKAGTIAVLLPGTAFFLRAPYARGRLMVDSGVPVAISTDFNPGSSPTISLPFVQNLACMNMGMTMEEVLCATTINAAYAINRGDQVGSLEQGKQADLLILDVPNYKQLQYFYGMNHTDTVIKAGQVVVKGGQLL
- a CDS encoding agmatinase family protein encodes the protein MSELFVTPSVTWNRTLHEDMKVKDWIEPSFGEFPEAVDVVLIGIPLSRSSISASAASEYPDFFRKAWHLFTTYSIDENVDFRELRVADVGDVKMHGTNILQCHANIEAAMGEVLTACPNRFYVQIGGDHSITAPIIRAFQLHTDKRIGILQFDTHLDLRATDSDGPTNGTPIRQLLDAGVVRGEDVYNIGLHGFYNAPSLILAADHYGVNRITLKEMRRKGAETLIREVMAELAAKVDIVYVTVDMDVLDIAYAPGVPASTPGGMRSDELFDLLFEVGKYDIVRGMDFVCLDPHRDTREQQTVKVGVYAFLQVMLSRFMHIK
- a CDS encoding amidohydrolase, giving the protein MNLLMKNVRLEIGYRFEDGEVIATNTELMDILIEDGVFKKIEKQLNPSEHVPILDAKGRLLLPSLKDMHIHLDKTYYSGPWQAPTIAKKGIWTRIEEEQQLLPKLLPVMVERAQAIIELLIQNGHTHIRTHCNVDPQIGTKHVELLIELLQSYRDKITYELVAFPQHGLLHSQVESQLQQALQIGATHIGGLDPATVDQDINRSLETMVRLAHEADKGIDIHLHDGGTLGEYEIHRLMDYLEHYKFKNEVTISHAFALADISAASLEKLMHRMKAHAINIATTVPFGQNRPTIPIFYLANAGIDVAVGHDSLTDHWSPFGTGDTVEKLKILAERFYCSDERRLGQCWKFGSGNITPLTEQGELHWPKVGDEANALLIDAVSSAHAIARNGSIDYVLFKGNVTFEK